In one window of Niallia sp. Man26 DNA:
- a CDS encoding sugar ABC transporter permease: protein MLRKSNGLGWLFASPYLLYAVLFFAIPLVWSFYLSTTDWNLISPEYNGKGIANYIEVFRSPGVQAAFLVTFKFMVVFVPLVIISSMIVAAIVHGLPKFKGIFLIGFFLPYLASGVVSSFIVKGLLSYNSPLNTVLRGKFGIDIDWLGSPLAALCVVAVIIAWKFTGYYALILTSGFESINAEIYEAAEIDGASSWQRFFKITLPLLYPAIYTVMILSIGVTFGIFTEVYQLTGGGPDYATNTWQMEIFTQAFKNLQAGYASAVAIVASVITFLSIFIIRKLLELWGKRNGWV from the coding sequence ATGTTGAGGAAAAGCAATGGGTTGGGCTGGCTGTTTGCCAGTCCATACCTCCTCTATGCCGTCCTGTTTTTTGCCATTCCATTAGTATGGTCGTTTTATTTATCTACAACAGATTGGAACTTAATTTCTCCAGAATATAATGGGAAGGGCATTGCCAACTACATAGAAGTGTTTCGGTCTCCCGGTGTCCAAGCGGCATTCCTTGTTACCTTTAAATTTATGGTTGTTTTCGTTCCGTTAGTTATTATTTCATCTATGATTGTTGCAGCAATTGTCCATGGTCTTCCGAAATTCAAAGGTATATTCCTGATTGGTTTTTTTCTGCCATATTTAGCATCTGGTGTGGTGTCATCCTTTATTGTCAAAGGATTGCTGTCATACAATAGTCCGCTTAACACTGTTTTAAGAGGAAAGTTTGGAATTGATATCGATTGGCTTGGTTCGCCTCTAGCAGCATTATGTGTCGTCGCAGTAATAATCGCTTGGAAGTTTACTGGGTATTATGCATTGATATTAACCTCTGGGTTTGAAAGCATCAATGCAGAAATATATGAAGCAGCAGAAATCGATGGTGCTTCTAGCTGGCAAAGGTTCTTTAAGATCACACTGCCATTATTATATCCGGCAATTTACACAGTCATGATTTTGTCTATCGGTGTTACCTTTGGAATTTTCACAGAGGTATATCAATTGACAGGAGGCGGGCCAGATTACGCAACCAACACATGGCAAATGGAAATCTTCACACAAGCGTTTAAGAATTTACAGGCTGGTTATGCATCTGCGGTGGCAATCGTCGCTTCTGTGATTACGTTTTTATCCATCTTTATCATTAGAAAACTATTAGAACTGTGGGGAAAGCGCAATGGTTGGGTCTAA
- a CDS encoding carbohydrate ABC transporter permease produces the protein MVGSKRKGLLLRYIVASILLCIMVFPYLYMVMSSFAVWDQVDKSLVPTQFTLRSYEWLFGGGDVAVPRPWIRAFFNSVIVSAGSTVLMMVTGAVVAYALAKMNFKGRETVHNIILFQIFFPAIILLVPSFLIIQNAGLYDTYWAMIIPKAMSLWAVFMYTNFFRAIPDTFIEAAKLDGAGHLQILRRVVLPMSKSITTVVFLFLFMERWSELLWDMLVIKSENMLTLNVLLSQMFGPYGGYPGPMYAASVLLTLPIIILFLFFTKKFQEGMQFTLK, from the coding sequence ATGGTTGGGTCTAAAAGGAAAGGATTGCTGCTTCGCTATATTGTCGCAAGTATTCTATTATGCATAATGGTTTTTCCTTATCTGTATATGGTAATGAGTTCATTTGCGGTCTGGGATCAAGTCGATAAGAGCTTGGTGCCGACACAGTTTACACTTCGCTCTTATGAATGGCTGTTCGGAGGAGGAGATGTAGCTGTACCAAGACCATGGATAAGAGCGTTCTTCAATAGTGTTATTGTTTCAGCAGGGTCTACTGTCCTCATGATGGTCACCGGAGCTGTTGTAGCCTATGCATTAGCAAAAATGAACTTTAAAGGCCGGGAAACTGTCCACAATATCATCTTGTTTCAAATTTTTTTTCCGGCGATTATTTTGTTAGTTCCGTCCTTTTTAATCATCCAAAATGCAGGGCTGTATGACACTTACTGGGCGATGATTATTCCAAAAGCAATGAGTTTATGGGCGGTGTTTATGTATACGAACTTTTTTCGTGCTATCCCAGACACTTTTATAGAAGCAGCGAAACTGGACGGCGCAGGTCATCTGCAAATTCTGAGGAGGGTTGTGCTGCCGATGTCAAAATCAATTACCACGGTCGTTTTTCTGTTCTTGTTTATGGAGAGATGGTCAGAGTTACTATGGGATATGCTTGTCATTAAGAGTGAGAATATGCTGACATTGAACGTGCTTTTATCGCAAATGTTCGGACCGTATGGCGGTTATCCAGGACCGATGTATGCAGCCTCCGTTTTATTAACACTGCCAATTATCATTCTCTTCCTTTTCTTTACGAAAAAATTTCAGGAAGGAATGCAATTTACTTTAAAGTAA
- a CDS encoding DUF1861 family protein has translation MTAPFEEGGKMMIAGRVELRESEKSSVHFFTEENGKWILLQDAPVFALQDPFMTKIGGELIIGGVETFPHPKNKDLLGWRTILRKGDKIASLKEFVAGPDGMKDLRVVELSDGSIGMFTRPQGKKGGRGKNGFKRLLTLADITIQEIENTPLLEQFTDEEWGGVNEAQLLSNGMIGVLGHIAKFDERGHRHYYPMVFMLNPKTGASSEMKIIAERGNFQKGPSKRPDLKDVVFSGGIIRNSDGTAYLYAGTSDAEAQKITIPDPFLPYETKELNI, from the coding sequence ATAACCGCACCTTTTGAAGAAGGCGGAAAGATGATGATTGCAGGGAGAGTTGAATTACGGGAGAGTGAAAAATCGTCCGTCCATTTCTTTACAGAGGAAAATGGAAAATGGATACTTCTGCAGGATGCACCAGTGTTTGCTTTGCAAGATCCTTTTATGACAAAAATTGGTGGCGAGTTAATTATTGGAGGGGTAGAAACCTTTCCCCATCCAAAGAATAAAGATTTATTAGGCTGGCGGACGATCCTAAGGAAAGGAGACAAGATTGCTAGTTTAAAAGAGTTTGTAGCTGGTCCAGATGGTATGAAAGATTTGCGTGTAGTTGAATTAAGTGATGGTTCAATCGGGATGTTTACCCGTCCACAAGGAAAAAAAGGAGGCAGAGGAAAGAATGGTTTTAAGCGTCTGCTAACCTTAGCTGATATAACCATTCAAGAGATAGAAAATACACCATTACTGGAACAATTTACTGACGAAGAATGGGGAGGAGTTAATGAAGCTCAACTCCTGTCCAACGGAATGATCGGTGTGTTAGGTCATATTGCTAAATTTGACGAACGTGGACACCGCCACTATTATCCGATGGTATTCATGCTTAATCCGAAAACGGGTGCTTCGTCAGAAATGAAAATCATAGCTGAACGAGGGAACTTTCAGAAGGGACCGTCTAAAAGACCAGATTTAAAGGATGTCGTTTTTAGTGGCGGCATAATACGTAATAGTGATGGAACTGCCTATTTGTATGCAGGAACTAGTGATGCAGAAGCACAGAAAATAACGATTCCAGATCCATTTCTACCATATGAAACGAAGGAGCTGAACATATGA
- a CDS encoding glycoside hydrolase family 130 protein encodes MNIYRYEQNPLLTPEDITPFHEGFEVIGAFNAGITEYKKEVIMLVRIAERPFSNRDNTVKSPIFNPNTKQLDIMEFQQDDPNYDFSDPRVIKRANHSKWSYLTSLSYLRIARSKDGRHFTVDEQPFIYPANELETFGIEDPRITKIEDTYYIYYSATSPKGVGVVMVSTKDFVQVENHGMILAPENKDVAIFPEKINGKYYALHRPVPNSNGSPDIWIAESENLLQWGNHRHLIGTRAGKWDSGRIGGGAVPFRTKKGWLELYHGASQDQRYCMGAVLLDLQNPAKVIARSENPIVEPEAQYEKEGFFGGVVFSCGVLTEGDIIKLYYGAADTSMACAELSLEEVLDSLTYL; translated from the coding sequence ATGAATATTTATCGCTACGAACAAAATCCATTGCTTACACCAGAAGATATAACACCGTTTCACGAAGGATTTGAAGTTATCGGGGCTTTTAATGCGGGAATTACGGAGTATAAGAAGGAAGTAATCATGCTTGTTCGGATTGCAGAAAGACCGTTTAGCAATAGAGATAATACAGTGAAATCACCTATATTTAATCCAAACACGAAACAGCTCGATATTATGGAATTTCAACAGGACGACCCTAATTACGATTTTTCCGATCCTCGTGTGATCAAAAGAGCAAATCATAGTAAGTGGTCTTACTTAACCTCTCTTTCTTATTTGCGAATCGCCCGCAGTAAAGACGGCCGTCACTTTACAGTGGATGAACAGCCGTTTATTTATCCAGCCAATGAACTGGAGACCTTTGGCATTGAAGACCCTCGAATTACAAAAATAGAAGATACGTACTATATTTACTATAGTGCAACATCTCCTAAAGGTGTAGGCGTTGTCATGGTTTCAACAAAAGATTTTGTTCAAGTCGAAAATCATGGAATGATTTTGGCTCCAGAAAATAAAGATGTAGCGATCTTTCCAGAAAAAATAAATGGAAAGTATTATGCTTTGCATCGCCCTGTTCCAAATAGTAATGGCTCTCCAGATATTTGGATTGCAGAATCTGAAAATCTGCTGCAATGGGGGAATCACCGTCATTTAATTGGCACGAGAGCAGGAAAATGGGATTCTGGCAGAATCGGAGGAGGAGCAGTGCCGTTTCGAACAAAAAAAGGCTGGTTAGAATTGTATCATGGTGCATCACAGGATCAGCGTTACTGTATGGGGGCGGTCTTATTAGATTTACAAAACCCAGCGAAAGTTATTGCACGATCGGAGAATCCTATAGTTGAACCGGAAGCACAGTATGAAAAAGAAGGATTTTTCGGTGGAGTTGTGTTTTCTTGCGGGGTGCTGACAGAAGGGGACATCATTAAATTGTATTATGGGGCAGCAGACACATCCATGGCTTGTGCTGAACTAAGTTTGGAGGAAGTTCTTGATTCCTTAACCTACTTGTAA
- a CDS encoding dihydrofolate reductase family protein — translation MNERKLVLYIAQSLDGYIATKDDSLDWLFQVEGEGDNGYSEFYETVDTILIGNRTYEWIMDYEKGDFPYKGKDCYVFSRTPKENTEYVQFIQEDILLFVNKLKKEAGKNIWMVGGGNLLQAFLENNLVDELIVTIAPTVIGDGIPLFKAGNYKLNLQLKGTRSFGQFVELQYEVKK, via the coding sequence ATGAACGAAAGAAAGCTTGTATTATATATTGCTCAAAGCTTAGATGGATATATTGCGACAAAGGATGATTCACTAGACTGGTTATTCCAAGTAGAGGGAGAAGGGGATAACGGCTACTCCGAGTTCTATGAAACAGTTGATACTATTCTGATCGGTAATCGTACATATGAGTGGATTATGGATTATGAAAAAGGTGATTTTCCGTATAAAGGAAAGGATTGCTATGTCTTCTCTCGAACGCCTAAAGAGAATACAGAATATGTTCAATTTATACAAGAGGATATTTTGCTCTTTGTGAACAAACTAAAAAAAGAAGCAGGCAAAAATATTTGGATGGTTGGCGGAGGTAATCTGCTTCAGGCTTTTTTGGAAAACAATTTGGTCGATGAACTGATTGTGACAATTGCCCCAACTGTTATCGGCGACGGCATTCCGTTATTTAAAGCTGGTAATTATAAGCTGAACCTTCAGCTGAAAGGTACACGAAGCTTTGGACAATTTGTTGAACTACAATATGAAGTAAAGAAATGA
- a CDS encoding flavodoxin family protein — protein MTVAVIYGGNRPNGNTELLTDLVIKGVKVETIYLGDFHIEPIMDMRHEEIGFQDSKDDYYTVINRILPHDTILFATPIYWYSMTGIMKNFIDRWSQMLRDANYPDFKGKMASKKAYVIAVGGDSPTIKGLPMIQQFQYIFDFVAVNFAGYILGAGNKPGDILTDKNALYAATELNKQLLARE, from the coding sequence ATGACAGTTGCCGTTATATATGGGGGAAACCGCCCGAATGGAAATACAGAATTGCTGACAGACTTAGTAATTAAAGGGGTCAAGGTCGAAACAATTTATTTAGGAGATTTCCATATTGAACCAATAATGGATATGCGACACGAAGAAATTGGCTTTCAGGATAGCAAGGACGATTACTATACAGTCATAAACCGTATCCTCCCACATGATACTATTCTATTCGCTACACCTATTTATTGGTACAGCATGACAGGAATCATGAAGAACTTTATTGATCGCTGGTCCCAAATGCTAAGAGATGCTAACTACCCTGATTTTAAAGGGAAAATGGCTTCCAAAAAAGCATACGTCATCGCTGTTGGCGGCGATTCACCTACCATTAAAGGTCTGCCGATGATTCAGCAATTTCAATATATCTTCGATTTCGTCGCTGTTAATTTTGCCGGCTATATTCTTGGTGCTGGCAACAAACCTGGCGATATTTTAACAGACAAAAACGCACTTTATGCTGCAACTGAGCTCAATAAGCAATTATTAGCGAGAGAATAA
- a CDS encoding serine/threonine protein kinase, protein MMKKNFIHLIETELLKKVVLKREKVHNPVVVKRIPLGWKCVGVGNYAAVFMHDTEPDLVVKVNVVEQENLKKEADIYRKLGIHPSYSHLVYEGDNYLVLKRLKGITLYNAFAKGIRIPETVIEDINEALEYARRCGLNPYDIHGKNVMMKDGRGYVVDVSDFYKEGKDEKWEDLVKAYYKLYKKTIYKYPVKIPFKALDVVRHTYRFYKKIRRRLHWQSQ, encoded by the coding sequence ATGATGAAGAAGAATTTTATTCATTTAATAGAAACAGAGCTTTTAAAGAAAGTAGTGTTAAAAAGAGAAAAAGTGCATAATCCAGTCGTGGTAAAACGCATACCACTTGGATGGAAGTGTGTTGGAGTAGGCAATTATGCAGCTGTCTTTATGCATGATACAGAGCCAGATCTCGTCGTTAAAGTCAATGTAGTAGAACAAGAAAATCTAAAAAAGGAAGCAGATATATACAGAAAACTTGGCATTCATCCGAGCTACTCTCATCTAGTGTATGAAGGAGATAACTATTTAGTTTTAAAAAGACTAAAAGGAATCACGCTTTATAATGCCTTTGCTAAAGGAATTAGGATACCGGAAACTGTCATCGAAGATATTAATGAAGCCCTCGAATATGCGAGAAGATGTGGTCTGAATCCATATGATATCCACGGGAAAAACGTGATGATGAAGGATGGCAGAGGATATGTTGTCGACGTCTCGGATTTTTATAAAGAAGGCAAAGATGAAAAATGGGAAGATTTAGTGAAGGCATATTATAAACTATATAAAAAAACTATTTATAAGTACCCAGTAAAAATTCCTTTTAAAGCACTGGATGTTGTCAGGCATACTTATCGGTTTTACAAAAAAATCAGACGCAGGCTCCATTGGCAAAGCCAATAA
- a CDS encoding iron-hydroxamate ABC transporter substrate-binding protein, whose protein sequence is MSKKLIPFILLLVLIISACGNKTTGTSGEETKKEEDSTITYESENGPIEVPADPQRVVALTNAGYVLKLGVNLVGVDSWSMTNPRYADELKDVEVVSEENIEKIAELQPDLIIAASTTKNIDKLGKIAPTVTYTYNKVDYLTQHLEIGKLLNKEKEAQAWIDDFKARAKAAGEEIKAKIGEDATVTVLESYDKSMYILGDSWGRGTEILYQAMGLKMPEKVKEMTEKEGYYTLSSEVLPEYVGDYLVISKYNDQDNSYQETDVYKNIPAVKNNHVLEANAYEFIFNDPISLDYQLDFFKENFLK, encoded by the coding sequence TTGAGCAAAAAACTTATACCATTCATTCTTCTTCTTGTATTAATTATTAGTGCTTGCGGCAATAAGACAACAGGAACATCTGGCGAAGAAACAAAAAAAGAGGAAGATTCCACAATCACATATGAATCAGAAAATGGCCCAATTGAAGTTCCAGCAGATCCACAAAGAGTTGTTGCTTTAACAAATGCAGGTTATGTTTTAAAACTTGGCGTTAATCTTGTAGGTGTAGATTCATGGTCGATGACGAATCCACGTTATGCAGACGAATTGAAGGATGTGGAAGTGGTTTCCGAAGAGAATATCGAAAAAATTGCTGAGCTGCAACCAGACTTAATTATCGCAGCAAGCACAACTAAAAACATTGATAAGCTTGGAAAAATCGCTCCGACTGTAACATATACTTATAACAAAGTGGACTACTTAACGCAGCATTTAGAAATCGGCAAGCTCTTGAATAAAGAGAAAGAAGCACAAGCATGGATTGATGATTTCAAAGCTCGTGCAAAAGCTGCCGGCGAGGAAATTAAAGCGAAAATCGGCGAAGATGCTACTGTTACCGTATTGGAAAGCTATGATAAAAGCATGTATATCCTTGGTGACAGCTGGGGCCGCGGAACAGAAATTCTTTATCAAGCAATGGGCTTAAAAATGCCTGAAAAAGTAAAAGAAATGACGGAAAAAGAAGGCTACTACACGCTGTCTTCTGAAGTCCTTCCAGAATATGTTGGTGATTATCTTGTAATAAGCAAATATAATGACCAAGATAACTCTTACCAGGAAACAGATGTATATAAAAATATTCCTGCAGTAAAAAACAACCATGTATTAGAAGCTAATGCATATGAGTTTATCTTTAATGATCCAATTTCTTTAGATTACCAATTAGATTTCTTTAAAGAAAACTTCTTGAAATAA
- a CDS encoding SMI1/KNR4 family protein: protein MSYFNGVDLDRFWDDSEYAKEEYISDSPTEEDISKLERDLGYKLPASYIWLMKKHNGGIPVKDCYPTTVPTSWSENHIAISGIYGIGYSKSNSLGGDYSTEFWMEEWGYPNIGIAICDCPSAGHDMVFLDYRECGPEGEPCVVHIDQEDDYKITWLAKDFESFIQGLTTDDVFEDE from the coding sequence ATGAGCTATTTTAACGGAGTAGACTTAGACCGTTTTTGGGATGACAGCGAGTATGCTAAAGAGGAATATATTTCTGATTCACCTACAGAAGAGGATATTTCTAAACTTGAAAGAGACTTAGGATATAAACTGCCTGCGTCTTATATTTGGCTAATGAAAAAACATAATGGCGGAATTCCAGTAAAAGATTGTTACCCTACTACAGTACCGACAAGTTGGTCTGAAAATCACATTGCAATAAGTGGGATATATGGTATAGGATACAGCAAAAGCAATTCTTTAGGTGGTGATTATAGCACTGAATTTTGGATGGAGGAATGGGGATATCCTAATATCGGCATAGCTATTTGTGATTGTCCATCAGCTGGACATGATATGGTTTTTCTTGATTATCGAGAATGCGGCCCAGAAGGCGAACCGTGTGTCGTACATATCGATCAAGAAGATGATTACAAAATCACTTGGTTGGCTAAAGACTTTGAAAGTTTTATTCAAGGTCTTACCACTGACGATGTGTTTGAAGACGAATAA
- a CDS encoding MFS transporter, protein MSNNILKNHSFVYVWIGNAISELGGAFGTFCNSVLIYQLTGSTIALGSMWLLYFIPSLILQLFIGPFIDRWSRKWIMIFSQWTRGLIFLIPIVYLILGNIEPWHIYVVQIIVGLITPIYTPANQAITPTIVSKAQLSTANAYIDGTVRLMTFLAPVLGGGVVEYFGVKPTLIFVSILLIISGSLLFFIQETKSTNNVRKTWLEQFIEGVSYFFKQPTLVWLGIFLAFVQFGVGVTMVITLPYITEELSGSYSEYGYFMAGFPLGYVIGSLLVGKVKYKSRRVLMLGALVIGGLTFITLGINSSIIFAIFTEVIAGISMAFFSVHNITVFQQLVPNDLLGKVSSVRLFIIRGTMPLGVFIGSYLGELWGIRPLYLIIGTIICTMSLLGILLPYFKFIDSNTKQNIAS, encoded by the coding sequence ATGAGCAACAACATTTTAAAGAATCATTCATTTGTTTATGTTTGGATTGGTAATGCTATCTCTGAATTAGGAGGTGCTTTTGGTACTTTTTGTAACTCTGTTCTTATTTATCAACTTACAGGTTCTACAATTGCATTGGGAAGTATGTGGCTGCTATATTTTATACCGTCTCTAATTCTACAATTATTCATTGGCCCATTTATTGATCGATGGAGTCGAAAGTGGATAATGATTTTCTCTCAATGGACTAGGGGACTTATATTTCTTATACCAATTGTTTATTTAATACTGGGAAATATCGAACCGTGGCATATTTATGTAGTTCAAATTATTGTAGGGTTAATAACTCCTATATACACACCTGCAAATCAAGCAATTACACCAACTATCGTATCAAAAGCCCAATTAAGTACAGCGAATGCTTATATTGACGGCACTGTTAGATTAATGACCTTTTTAGCTCCAGTTTTAGGGGGAGGTGTCGTTGAGTACTTTGGTGTAAAGCCCACATTAATATTTGTTAGTATCCTCCTTATCATAAGTGGTTCGCTTTTGTTTTTTATCCAAGAGACAAAAAGCACAAATAATGTAAGGAAGACTTGGCTTGAACAATTTATAGAAGGAGTATCGTATTTTTTCAAACAGCCAACTTTAGTATGGTTAGGTATTTTTTTAGCCTTTGTTCAATTTGGTGTAGGAGTGACAATGGTTATCACACTTCCCTATATAACAGAGGAATTATCAGGGAGTTATTCTGAATACGGATATTTTATGGCCGGATTCCCTTTAGGATATGTTATAGGCTCATTGTTAGTTGGAAAAGTTAAATATAAAAGCCGTAGAGTTCTAATGTTAGGAGCATTAGTAATAGGTGGTCTAACATTTATCACACTTGGTATTAACTCTAGTATCATATTTGCTATTTTTACTGAGGTTATTGCAGGAATATCTATGGCATTTTTTAGTGTACATAATATAACGGTTTTTCAGCAATTAGTTCCAAATGATTTGCTGGGAAAAGTATCCTCGGTTCGGCTTTTTATTATTAGAGGTACTATGCCATTAGGTGTCTTCATAGGCAGCTATTTAGGTGAACTCTGGGGGATTCGTCCATTATATTTAATAATAGGGACTATTATTTGTACCATGTCTTTATTAGGAATTCTTCTACCTTACTTTAAGTTTATTGATTCAAATACTAAACAAAATATTGCATCCTAA
- a CDS encoding GNAT family N-acetyltransferase translates to MKYEESNKMITTERLVIRLFQESDAVNVANLCNNYNIYKNTLYLPYPYSVEDAKSWIKTHHENFNKEMSYEFAITDKENGELYGAIGLSSNQKFNNGEIAYWIGEKFWGNGYATEAAQAILWFAFNQVHLHKVFARYFKTNPASGRVMQKLGMREEGVFIDHVKKDNQYLDVVYYGIINS, encoded by the coding sequence ATGAAATATGAAGAAAGCAATAAGATGATTACTACTGAAAGGTTAGTAATTAGATTATTCCAAGAATCTGATGCTGTAAATGTAGCTAACCTTTGTAATAACTATAATATTTATAAAAATACACTTTATTTACCTTATCCATATTCAGTAGAGGATGCTAAATCTTGGATTAAAACCCATCATGAAAATTTTAATAAAGAAATGTCCTATGAATTTGCAATAACGGATAAGGAAAATGGTGAGTTATATGGAGCTATAGGATTATCAAGTAATCAAAAGTTTAACAATGGTGAAATAGCATACTGGATTGGTGAAAAATTTTGGGGAAATGGATATGCAACAGAGGCAGCGCAAGCAATTTTATGGTTTGCATTTAATCAAGTACATTTACACAAAGTATTTGCTCGTTACTTTAAAACAAATCCAGCCTCAGGAAGAGTTATGCAAAAACTAGGGATGAGGGAAGAAGGAGTTTTCATTGATCACGTAAAGAAGGACAATCAATATTTAGATGTAGTTTATTATGGAATCATCAACTCATAG
- a CDS encoding NUDIX domain-containing protein — protein sequence MEKWDLFDMQRSKVEKQINRGDEMTPDEFHLVVHVCIFNTKGEMLIQQRQPFKQGWSNLWDITCGGSAVAGDTSQQAASRELFEELGIHYNFEKIRPQFTINFERGFDDYYLIEYDIDLNELTLQKEEVQAAKWASKEEILKLIELKQFIPYYESIIAFLFESRHHYGSIRL from the coding sequence ATGGAAAAGTGGGATTTATTTGATATGCAACGTAGTAAAGTAGAGAAACAAATAAATCGTGGAGATGAAATGACACCAGACGAGTTTCATTTAGTAGTACACGTATGTATATTTAATACAAAAGGAGAAATGCTCATTCAGCAACGTCAGCCCTTTAAGCAAGGATGGTCGAATCTTTGGGATATTACATGTGGAGGCAGTGCGGTTGCAGGCGATACAAGTCAGCAGGCTGCTTCAAGAGAGTTATTCGAGGAGTTGGGGATACATTATAACTTTGAAAAGATTCGTCCACAATTTACTATTAACTTTGAACGCGGCTTTGATGATTATTATTTAATTGAATATGACATTGATTTGAATGAATTGACATTACAGAAAGAGGAAGTACAAGCAGCCAAATGGGCTTCTAAAGAGGAAATCTTAAAGCTAATCGAACTAAAACAATTTATACCTTATTATGAAAGTATCATTGCGTTTCTTTTTGAGAGCCGACATCATTATGGCTCTATTCGTCTTTAA